A stretch of Opitutaceae bacterium DNA encodes these proteins:
- a CDS encoding shikimate dehydrogenase, giving the protein MPDDVLTLEDLRTWSAPGTALAVLGHPIRHSVSPPMHNTALAEMARTRPEFRDWRYHRFEVHPDDLPVALELLHGKRFLGINLTVPHKILAVDLIRRVDPSALPINAVNTLLWQPGGYVGFNTDGYGLAEGLRHDLKLELGSDPVILLGSGGAARGAAIECLQRGCREIAIGNRTRRRADELTESLRALHPSAAIRTFDPAAPPADLPPDALVINATSAGLKPADPEPIDLSRLRGRPCVFDMIYNPPETALLRSARRAGLACANGFSMLIFQGVRSLGIWSKAEVPVDAMFRGARAGLTPS; this is encoded by the coding sequence GTGCCCGACGACGTCCTTACCCTCGAAGATCTCCGCACGTGGTCCGCACCCGGGACCGCTCTCGCCGTTCTCGGCCACCCCATCCGGCATTCGGTCAGCCCGCCGATGCACAATACCGCTCTCGCCGAGATGGCGCGGACCCGGCCGGAATTCAGGGACTGGCGCTACCACCGATTCGAGGTTCATCCCGACGATCTTCCGGTCGCTCTCGAGCTGCTCCACGGGAAACGCTTCCTCGGGATCAATCTGACCGTGCCGCACAAGATCCTCGCGGTTGACCTCATCAGGCGTGTCGACCCTTCGGCCCTTCCCATTAACGCGGTCAACACCCTGCTCTGGCAGCCCGGGGGGTATGTGGGCTTCAATACCGACGGCTACGGCCTGGCCGAGGGCCTTCGACACGACCTCAAGCTCGAACTCGGCTCGGATCCGGTCATCCTGCTCGGGTCCGGTGGCGCCGCCCGCGGGGCCGCCATCGAATGTCTGCAACGAGGCTGCCGGGAGATCGCCATCGGCAACCGCACCCGGCGACGGGCCGATGAGCTGACCGAGAGCCTCCGGGCGCTCCATCCCTCGGCCGCCATCCGGACCTTTGATCCGGCGGCCCCCCCCGCCGACCTCCCGCCGGATGCCCTTGTCATCAATGCCACTTCAGCCGGTTTGAAACCAGCCGATCCTGAGCCGATCGACCTTAGCCGCCTCCGCGGGCGCCCCTGCGTCTTCGACATGATCTACAATCCTCCGGAAACCGCCCTCCTGCGGTCCGCCCGCCGGGCCGGACTCGCCTGCGCCAACGGGTTTTCCATGCTCATCTTCCAGGGGGTCCGCAGTCTCGGAATCTGGTCGAAGGCCGAGGTTCCGGTCGACGCCATGTTCCGGGGCGCACGCGCCGGACTGACCCCCTCCTGA
- a CDS encoding prepilin peptidase, translating into MLIEFAAINQQFPWFFLGLAFILGTVVGSFLNVCIYRIPEGRSIVTPGSRCACGRPIAWFDNIPIFSWLLLRGRSRCCGRPFSIRYPLVELLTGLLFLACWWQLPPATAAIGMVFVSLLICATFIDLDHMIIPDRFTIGSAVIGVILSIAVPSLHLGSSSQPVIDSLRSGFLSVIGLLVGSGIILWIALIAELILRKEAMGFGDVKFLGAIGAFIGWQGAVFAIFGGAVIGTFAIAVGLLVRNLLPRKKHEVTTPGEEESPAVFGRQTPFGPMLAAGALLYFLLLSPYVDAYFANIADLFR; encoded by the coding sequence ATGCTGATCGAATTCGCCGCCATCAATCAGCAGTTTCCCTGGTTCTTCCTCGGACTCGCCTTCATCCTCGGCACCGTGGTCGGGAGCTTTCTCAATGTATGTATCTATCGGATACCTGAAGGCCGGTCGATCGTCACTCCGGGATCGCGCTGTGCCTGCGGCCGGCCGATCGCCTGGTTCGACAATATCCCGATCTTCAGCTGGCTCCTCCTGAGAGGCCGCAGCCGCTGTTGCGGTCGCCCCTTCAGTATCCGTTACCCCCTGGTCGAACTGTTGACCGGCCTGCTCTTTCTCGCGTGCTGGTGGCAGCTCCCCCCGGCCACCGCCGCAATCGGCATGGTCTTCGTCTCCCTCCTGATCTGCGCCACCTTTATCGATCTCGACCATATGATCATCCCCGATCGCTTCACCATCGGGAGTGCGGTCATCGGGGTGATCCTGTCGATCGCCGTGCCCAGCCTCCACCTGGGGTCGAGCAGCCAGCCGGTGATCGACTCCCTGCGGTCGGGTTTCCTGAGCGTGATCGGGCTGCTTGTCGGCTCCGGCATCATCCTCTGGATCGCCCTCATCGCCGAGCTCATCCTGCGCAAGGAGGCCATGGGCTTCGGCGACGTCAAGTTTCTCGGGGCGATCGGCGCGTTCATCGGCTGGCAGGGTGCGGTTTTCGCCATCTTCGGCGGAGCCGTCATCGGCACCTTTGCCATCGCCGTCGGGCTTCTCGTCCGTAACCTCCTGCCCCGGAAAAAGCACGAAGTGACCACCCCAGGCGAAGAGGAATCACCGGCCGTCTTCGGACGCCAGACTCCCTTTGGCCCGATGCTCGCAGCCGGCGCCCTTCTCTACTTCCTCCTCCTGAGTCCCTACGTCGACGCCTATTTCGCCAACATTGCGGACCTCTTCCGATAG
- a CDS encoding LysR substrate-binding domain-containing protein produces the protein MQIENFKIFADLVETKSFSKAAKLNGITQSAVSQQARSMERHFKTLMIDRSQKQFQLTREGARVYETAKDILHNYEKLASELQEMKKVISGTIRLSTIYSIGLHELPPYIKKFLTDFPSVNIRVEYRRSNLVYEDILHNAVDFGLVAFPVKVRQIEIIPFREDRLLLICHPNHPLAKHKEVDVKQLAKHKFIGFDPDIPTRKAIDTIFRDHKFEIEPVMEFDNIETVKRAVEIDAGIAIVPKATVTQEVKQGTLCAIPFKGRGFSRPLALLHRKGRVLAPAMKKFIETLESGPPPGVD, from the coding sequence ATGCAAATAGAGAACTTCAAGATTTTTGCGGACCTGGTCGAGACGAAGAGTTTTTCCAAGGCGGCCAAGTTGAACGGTATCACGCAATCCGCCGTAAGCCAACAGGCCCGTTCGATGGAGCGGCATTTCAAGACGCTGATGATCGACCGGAGTCAGAAACAGTTCCAGCTGACCCGCGAAGGGGCCCGGGTTTACGAGACGGCCAAGGATATCCTGCACAACTACGAAAAGCTCGCCAGTGAGCTGCAGGAGATGAAGAAGGTGATCAGCGGGACCATTCGCCTTTCGACCATCTACAGTATCGGGCTTCATGAACTGCCGCCCTACATCAAGAAGTTTCTGACGGACTTCCCCTCTGTGAATATCCGGGTGGAGTACCGTCGTTCCAATCTTGTGTATGAGGACATCCTGCACAACGCGGTGGATTTCGGCCTGGTCGCTTTCCCGGTCAAGGTGCGCCAGATTGAGATCATCCCGTTCCGGGAGGATCGGCTCCTGCTGATATGCCATCCGAATCACCCGTTGGCCAAGCACAAAGAGGTGGATGTGAAGCAGTTGGCCAAGCACAAGTTCATCGGGTTCGATCCGGATATCCCCACCCGCAAGGCGATCGACACCATTTTCCGGGATCATAAGTTCGAGATCGAGCCGGTGATGGAGTTTGATAATATCGAGACGGTCAAGCGGGCGGTCGAGATCGATGCCGGTATTGCCATAGTCCCGAAGGCGACGGTCACCCAGGAGGTCAAGCAGGGCACCCTGTGCGCGATCCCCTTCAAAGGTCGGGGCTTCTCCCGACCCCTTGCACTGCTCCACCGGAAGGGTCGGGTCCTGGCACCCGCCATGAAGAAATTCATCGAAACCCTGGAATCAGGTCCGCCGCCAGGGGTCGATTGA
- a CDS encoding transglutaminase-like domain-containing protein has product MNGETKSSARQAALIELLDDPSPSVRKALLTEFKKMGGEGIRFLQDIGRGPNRLIGRFASRYLNELKFADPIAEFRDFIRSLNYELETGMYLMARTLYPEFTIAESCSHLDSISARCRQLIAEPMSIREKCRVINRVVFHEYGFVGNVEHYSDPRNSFFNQVLERRKGIPISLSILYILVADRCGIRLEPIAVPGHFMVGCFDEREPFFIDPFQRGLLRTPDDVFGLIRSNNLVPKVSDLAPSPVREVLCRSCRNLAQHFTAAHDFANARLFAGFVEEFEAVHRQQVRG; this is encoded by the coding sequence GTGAACGGCGAAACCAAATCCAGCGCCCGCCAGGCGGCCCTGATCGAGCTCCTGGACGATCCATCTCCCTCGGTTCGCAAGGCTCTCCTCACCGAGTTCAAGAAGATGGGCGGGGAAGGGATCCGGTTCCTCCAGGATATCGGCCGCGGTCCAAACCGCCTCATTGGAAGATTCGCCAGTCGCTACCTGAACGAGCTGAAGTTCGCCGACCCCATTGCCGAGTTCCGCGACTTCATCCGCTCCCTCAACTATGAACTCGAGACCGGGATGTACCTGATGGCCCGGACCCTCTACCCCGAGTTCACCATTGCCGAATCCTGCTCGCATCTGGATTCCATCTCCGCCCGCTGCCGCCAGCTTATCGCCGAGCCCATGTCGATCCGGGAGAAATGCCGCGTCATCAACCGCGTCGTTTTCCACGAGTACGGCTTCGTCGGCAACGTCGAGCACTACAGCGATCCCCGAAACAGTTTCTTCAACCAGGTGCTCGAACGGCGGAAGGGAATCCCCATTTCGTTGTCCATCCTCTACATCCTGGTGGCCGACCGCTGCGGCATCCGGCTCGAGCCGATCGCCGTACCCGGCCATTTCATGGTGGGCTGCTTCGACGAACGCGAACCCTTCTTCATCGACCCGTTCCAACGAGGTCTTCTGCGGACGCCGGACGATGTGTTCGGCCTGATTCGAAGCAACAACCTTGTGCCCAAGGTGAGCGATCTCGCCCCCTCCCCCGTCCGGGAGGTTCTCTGCCGGTCCTGCCGGAACCTCGCCCAGCACTTCACCGCGGCCCACGACTTCGCCAACGCCCGTCTCTTCGCCGGCTTTGTCGAAGAATTCGAAGCGGTTCACCGGCAGCAGGTCCGAGGTTGA
- a CDS encoding YggS family pyridoxal phosphate-dependent enzyme encodes MHFSSEGLTDRLARRLADVRERIGRAAEQAGRDPASIQILPVTKTLPAAAVTAVREVGLPAVGENRVQEAIAKMAEVDPSMRWELIGHLQSNKVRAAVLHFSRIQSVDTRKGIDQIDRQAAEAGRIIPILLQLNAGRDPAKFGAGLEEAPDLLEHAYSCRNLQVDGLMTIAPLSEDRRVARETFARLRVCRDRLESQFGRHLPVLSMGMSGDLEEAVLEGSTLLRLGTILFGPRD; translated from the coding sequence ATGCATTTTTCTTCTGAGGGTCTGACCGATCGGCTCGCCCGGCGCTTGGCCGACGTACGCGAACGAATTGGACGGGCGGCGGAGCAGGCCGGACGGGATCCGGCATCCATCCAGATACTTCCCGTCACCAAGACCCTCCCGGCTGCCGCCGTCACCGCCGTCCGGGAGGTCGGTCTCCCGGCCGTCGGTGAGAACCGGGTCCAGGAAGCGATCGCCAAGATGGCGGAGGTTGATCCATCGATGCGCTGGGAACTGATCGGTCATCTCCAATCGAACAAGGTCAGAGCGGCCGTCCTGCACTTCAGCCGCATTCAGAGTGTCGACACTCGGAAAGGGATCGACCAGATCGACCGGCAGGCCGCCGAGGCGGGCCGGATCATCCCGATTCTCCTCCAGCTGAATGCCGGAAGGGATCCCGCCAAGTTCGGTGCAGGACTTGAGGAGGCACCCGACCTTCTCGAGCACGCGTACTCCTGCAGAAACCTCCAGGTCGACGGTCTCATGACGATTGCACCGTTGAGCGAAGACCGCCGAGTGGCCCGGGAGACCTTTGCCCGTCTCCGCGTCTGCCGCGACCGGCTCGAGTCGCAATTCGGCCGGCACCTCCCCGTGTTGTCCATGGGCATGAGCGGCGATCTTGAGGAGGCCGTCCTCGAAGGCAGCACGCTCCTGCGTCTCGGGACCATCCTTTTCGGCCCTCGAGACTGA
- the flgG gene encoding flagellar basal-body rod protein FlgG: protein MNLSMYSAATGMEAQQINLNTISNNIANVNTVGFKKSKVEFQELFYTTQSPAGSESGDGNVVPTSVAYGNGAEVVSTTKVFTQGQMTQTGGELDLAIQGDGFLEVQRPNGDSAYTRDGALKVGPDGRIMTSSGLPVLSGFQPIPDGTTSIAISPTGDVTVTSATGTQSYKVQLTRFANPTGLESLGGNLYVETAASGLPETGNPGEDGTGSLLQGYLEASNVNVVEEMVNMILAQRAYEMNSKSIQTSDEMLQVISQLT from the coding sequence ATGAACCTTTCCATGTATTCAGCGGCCACCGGAATGGAGGCCCAGCAGATCAACCTCAACACGATCTCGAACAACATCGCGAACGTGAACACGGTGGGCTTCAAGAAGAGCAAGGTTGAGTTTCAGGAACTGTTCTACACAACCCAGTCGCCGGCCGGGTCCGAGTCGGGCGACGGCAATGTCGTTCCCACCAGCGTGGCCTATGGAAATGGAGCCGAGGTCGTCTCGACGACCAAAGTCTTCACCCAGGGACAGATGACACAGACGGGGGGCGAACTCGACCTCGCCATCCAGGGAGACGGTTTTCTCGAAGTACAGCGGCCGAACGGGGACAGCGCCTACACCCGTGACGGTGCCCTCAAGGTCGGCCCGGACGGGCGGATCATGACGAGCAGCGGCCTGCCCGTCCTCAGCGGCTTTCAACCGATCCCGGACGGCACAACTTCAATCGCCATTTCACCGACAGGCGACGTGACCGTCACCAGCGCCACCGGAACCCAGTCCTACAAGGTCCAGTTGACCCGGTTTGCCAATCCGACCGGACTGGAGAGCCTGGGCGGAAACCTTTACGTGGAAACGGCCGCGAGCGGCCTCCCGGAAACAGGCAATCCCGGCGAGGATGGCACCGGCTCCCTCCTCCAGGGATACCTCGAGGCATCAAACGTCAACGTAGTGGAGGAGATGGTCAACATGATTCTCGCCCAGCGGGCCTACGAGATGAATTCCAAGTCGATCCAGACCTCGGACGAGATGCTCCAGGTCATCAGTCAACTCACGTAG
- a CDS encoding HU family DNA-binding protein has protein sequence MNKSELVLAVQKSLGSETSRAAAERAVDAVIDGIMKGIKKDKEVQLIGFGAFKVAKRAARKGVNPRTKETIRIKASRTVKFKAGAGLKKLA, from the coding sequence ATGAATAAATCAGAGTTGGTATTGGCCGTTCAGAAGTCATTGGGCAGTGAAACCTCCAGAGCCGCAGCGGAACGTGCGGTTGATGCCGTGATTGACGGTATCATGAAGGGCATCAAGAAGGACAAGGAAGTCCAGTTGATCGGATTTGGAGCGTTCAAGGTGGCGAAACGGGCCGCTCGCAAGGGTGTCAACCCGCGGACCAAGGAGACGATCCGGATCAAGGCCTCTCGGACAGTGAAGTTCAAGGCCGGGGCTGGTTTGAAGAAACTTGCCTGA
- a CDS encoding flagellar hook-basal body protein: MISGVYQNAASINALQSWNDVISQNIAAASRPGYKGKAVSFEAALTGGPGSVGSDGMPSRMPRPVTRTVFAQGEVRTTGLETDFAIKGSGFFQLARPDGQMVYTRDGGFILNRERTLVNKEGFSVMGVGGPIQLLPEGGVVTMEEDGTLRQGDQEVGRLSLVEFTRPDWLIDVSGGMAIDPDRPQFGTAVPYPQLVQGAIESSNVSSIHEMVDMITVNNAFQANQRVISSIDRAMERAVEILGNT; this comes from the coding sequence GTGATCAGTGGTGTCTACCAGAATGCAGCCTCCATCAATGCGCTCCAGTCGTGGAACGATGTCATTTCCCAGAACATCGCCGCGGCGTCCCGTCCAGGCTACAAGGGAAAAGCGGTTTCATTTGAAGCTGCGTTGACCGGCGGACCGGGATCGGTCGGTTCCGACGGGATGCCGAGTCGGATGCCGCGCCCGGTCACGAGGACTGTGTTTGCCCAGGGGGAAGTCCGGACGACGGGTCTCGAGACGGATTTTGCCATCAAGGGGTCAGGATTCTTCCAACTGGCACGACCCGATGGACAGATGGTCTACACTCGGGACGGCGGATTCATTCTGAACCGTGAACGCACTCTTGTGAACAAAGAGGGCTTTTCGGTCATGGGCGTCGGCGGTCCGATCCAGCTTCTTCCGGAGGGCGGAGTCGTCACGATGGAGGAGGACGGCACCCTTCGCCAGGGCGACCAGGAAGTCGGTCGGCTTTCTTTGGTCGAGTTCACGCGCCCCGATTGGCTGATTGATGTCTCGGGCGGAATGGCGATCGATCCGGATCGCCCCCAATTCGGCACTGCGGTGCCCTATCCGCAGCTGGTCCAGGGCGCGATCGAGTCGAGCAACGTCTCTTCCATTCACGAAATGGTCGACATGATCACGGTCAACAACGCCTTTCAGGCCAACCAGCGGGTCATCTCCAGTATCGACCGGGCCATGGAGCGAGCGGTCGAAATCCTCGGCAATACCTGA
- a CDS encoding folate-binding protein, with translation MLKGGFHLYRPGTWLSVRGSDAASFLQGQFTNDLRAKIAHSCTYGLFLDRKGKVRADGFVMQAGENDFRILSYESDGADLRERLEAFVIADDVEIGDKTGEVEGIAFLGEEAVGWLETQVGRPGPGQFLEVDSGWVFQGRRSLGPQLEWILPGDLVEDALNRLRADGLVELERPVMERERIRSRAPSIPREIGPSDLPQEGGLERDAVSFTKGCYLGQEVMARLRAMGRVRRSLVAVHVAGHPAVPARLYDGDREVGELRSVVPGDGIGVNGMALIRTEAVGRELSIEPGGPARVVISGGAIEDDHG, from the coding sequence ATGTTGAAAGGCGGATTCCATCTCTATCGACCGGGGACGTGGCTCTCAGTGAGGGGCAGTGATGCGGCTTCGTTTTTGCAGGGACAGTTCACGAACGATTTACGGGCCAAGATCGCACATTCATGCACATATGGTCTGTTTCTGGACCGGAAAGGGAAGGTCCGGGCGGATGGATTTGTCATGCAGGCGGGAGAGAACGACTTCCGGATCCTCAGCTATGAGAGCGACGGTGCTGACCTTCGGGAACGGTTGGAGGCGTTTGTCATCGCCGACGATGTCGAGATCGGGGACAAGACCGGAGAGGTCGAGGGTATCGCCTTTCTGGGAGAGGAAGCCGTCGGCTGGCTGGAAACGCAGGTTGGTCGACCGGGACCCGGACAGTTTCTTGAAGTCGACTCGGGTTGGGTTTTTCAGGGGCGTCGCTCGCTCGGTCCCCAACTCGAGTGGATTCTGCCTGGGGATTTGGTTGAGGACGCTTTGAACCGGCTTCGGGCGGACGGTCTGGTTGAGCTTGAACGTCCCGTAATGGAGCGGGAAAGAATACGGTCGCGCGCGCCCTCCATCCCGAGAGAGATCGGTCCGTCGGATCTGCCTCAGGAGGGCGGTTTGGAGCGTGACGCGGTTTCGTTCACCAAGGGATGTTACCTCGGGCAGGAAGTGATGGCCCGTCTGCGTGCCATGGGCCGGGTGCGGCGCAGCCTGGTAGCCGTCCATGTCGCGGGTCATCCGGCGGTTCCCGCCCGGTTGTATGATGGCGATCGGGAGGTGGGGGAGTTGCGGTCGGTTGTCCCCGGGGATGGAATCGGCGTGAACGGGATGGCTCTGATTCGAACGGAGGCGGTGGGGCGGGAATTGTCGATCGAGCCGGGTGGTCCGGCTCGGGTTGTGATTTCCGGTGGAGCAATCGAGGATGACCATGGGTGA
- a CDS encoding TlpA disulfide reductase family protein yields MKRLLQYSSLFVFIAVLVVLAQRGAASSGDGPAEEIGGVAPAWELPLIGGGTFNSSDLAGKIVVIDFWATWCPPCRAEVPDYVEMQEAYREKGLVIVGISFDEGANAEARVAKFMEDYKINYPVVMGDYAVAEAFGGILAFPTTFVVDREGRLVHRKVGYKPKSYLEEIISGLL; encoded by the coding sequence ATGAAGCGTCTGCTCCAATACAGTTCACTGTTTGTCTTTATCGCCGTTCTCGTCGTTCTGGCCCAGCGCGGCGCGGCCAGCAGCGGCGATGGTCCCGCGGAAGAGATCGGCGGTGTGGCGCCGGCCTGGGAGTTGCCGCTGATTGGCGGCGGAACGTTCAATTCGTCCGACCTAGCGGGCAAGATCGTGGTGATCGATTTCTGGGCGACCTGGTGTCCTCCCTGCCGGGCGGAAGTCCCGGATTACGTCGAAATGCAGGAAGCCTACCGCGAGAAAGGCCTGGTCATCGTGGGTATTTCCTTTGATGAGGGCGCCAACGCGGAAGCCCGGGTCGCCAAGTTCATGGAGGACTACAAGATCAATTATCCGGTGGTCATGGGTGACTATGCCGTGGCCGAGGCCTTTGGCGGTATTCTGGCGTTTCCGACGACCTTTGTGGTCGATCGCGAAGGCCGCCTGGTCCACCGGAAGGTCGGCTATAAACCCAAATCCTATCTGGAGGAGATTATCTCCGGATTGCTTTGA
- the galK gene encoding galactokinase produces MNRQGAARILFENTYGSSPALLARAPGRIEVIGNHTDYNGGTVLGAAIDRSIEVAFRLRTDGEMAFVSDFSSGVVRLTDGIARREGADAWANYPIGVLASLEKRGLRRTGGFEMAITSDLPSGAGLSSSAALELSSALVLTKAFGLDLDRRELAMAAREAENEFVGMPCGILDQGVSAFGRRDQLVHIDCRGPDFSTVPIPAGVHFWIFNTHQKHALVESLYSTRHRECMEAVTRLQAFLPEIQQLADIDPDQLREVLERLPDPVGRRARHVVEEISRVRKASGCFASGDLSGAGALLYASHESSRLLFENSTVGLDDLVDRLRNRPGVYGARLTGGGFGGAVLAMTDEAFAMDDARAISGSYGARFGQPAEIIHVRTADGASLCP; encoded by the coding sequence ATGAACCGCCAAGGCGCCGCCCGAATCCTCTTCGAGAACACCTACGGGTCGAGTCCGGCCCTGCTGGCCAGGGCGCCGGGGCGGATCGAGGTGATCGGCAACCATACCGATTATAATGGAGGCACCGTCCTGGGCGCGGCCATCGATCGATCGATTGAGGTGGCTTTCCGGCTCCGGACCGATGGGGAGATGGCGTTCGTGTCGGATTTTTCATCCGGCGTGGTCCGGCTGACTGACGGGATCGCCCGCCGGGAGGGCGCCGACGCCTGGGCGAATTACCCCATTGGCGTTCTGGCTTCGCTGGAGAAGCGTGGCTTGAGACGGACCGGCGGATTCGAGATGGCGATCACCTCGGATCTTCCTTCCGGGGCGGGGTTGAGCAGCAGCGCGGCCCTGGAATTGTCCAGTGCCCTTGTTCTCACGAAGGCGTTCGGTCTGGACTTGGATCGCCGTGAACTGGCCATGGCAGCCCGCGAAGCGGAGAATGAATTCGTGGGCATGCCCTGTGGCATCCTCGATCAGGGGGTGTCGGCCTTCGGTCGACGCGACCAACTGGTTCACATTGATTGCCGCGGGCCTGATTTTTCCACCGTTCCCATACCGGCCGGGGTTCACTTCTGGATCTTCAACACCCACCAGAAACACGCACTGGTCGAGTCGCTCTATTCAACCCGCCACCGGGAGTGCATGGAGGCGGTAACGCGCCTGCAGGCGTTTCTTCCCGAGATCCAGCAACTCGCCGATATCGATCCCGACCAGCTGAGGGAGGTCCTTGAGCGGTTGCCTGATCCGGTCGGTCGTCGGGCCCGCCATGTGGTTGAGGAGATCAGTCGGGTCCGGAAGGCGTCCGGTTGTTTTGCCAGTGGAGATCTGTCCGGTGCGGGAGCCCTCCTCTATGCGAGCCATGAGAGTTCACGGCTGCTTTTCGAGAATTCGACGGTGGGATTGGATGATCTGGTGGACCGCTTGAGGAATCGACCGGGAGTTTATGGCGCCCGTCTGACCGGCGGTGGCTTCGGCGGAGCGGTCCTGGCCATGACGGACGAGGCTTTCGCGATGGACGATGCACGGGCGATCAGCGGGAGCTATGGCGCGCGCTTCGGTCAGCCGGCCGAGATCATTCACGTCCGGACCGCGGACGGTGCGAGTCTCTGCCCGTGA